One Clostridium novyi NT genomic window carries:
- a CDS encoding BlaI/MecI/CopY family transcriptional regulator has protein sequence MTVDSNNKKTYHYYPLISKEKCVKVESKSFIKRVFNGSLNMMMANFIDNESLSQEEIDELKDILNKKKG, from the coding sequence ATTACAGTAGATTCTAATAACAAAAAGACATATCATTATTATCCTTTAATATCTAAGGAAAAATGCGTTAAAGTGGAAAGTAAAAGTTTTATAAAACGTGTATTTAATGGTTCGTTAAATATGATGATGGCCAATTTTATAGATAATGAATCTTTATCACAAGAAGAAATTGATGAACTAAAAGATATTCTTAATAAAAAGAAAGGATAA
- a CDS encoding lysozyme inhibitor LprI family protein, protein MNKNLRKIIFTITAFTFITLLSSCTNSKTPEPSNEKTTSIQKNSNSDNTSSANNNTLNTNSSNEKIHTSNPSTPNKSINNINSTKKTNITPSKNNNSKSSQKDQPKKIKGKKQSYLNKLQSTKNNLDKRLKKKYAGTTLEMRQAAEEEYMTWDKHLNEIYSELKKDLSKDTMEKLKKEETQWISYRDREAKKDADSFKGGSFMPVQNLLSLGDLTKQRCYELVNKYMD, encoded by the coding sequence ATGAACAAAAATTTAAGAAAAATAATTTTCACTATAACTGCTTTCACATTCATTACATTATTAAGCAGCTGTACTAATTCTAAAACACCTGAACCATCAAATGAAAAAACAACTTCTATACAAAAAAATTCAAATTCTGATAATACAAGTTCTGCAAACAACAATACTTTAAATACTAATTCTTCAAATGAAAAAATTCATACTAGTAATCCTAGCACCCCAAATAAATCTATAAACAATATAAACTCTACTAAAAAAACAAATATTACACCTTCTAAAAATAATAACTCTAAATCATCTCAAAAAGATCAACCTAAAAAAATAAAAGGTAAAAAACAATCCTACTTAAATAAATTACAATCTACAAAAAATAACTTAGATAAACGTTTAAAGAAAAAATATGCTGGAACAACATTAGAAATGCGTCAAGCTGCTGAAGAAGAATATATGACATGGGATAAACATTTGAATGAAATATATTCTGAATTAAAAAAAGATTTATCTAAAGATACTATGGAAAAATTAAAAAAAGAAGAAACTCAATGGATTTCCTATAGAGATAGAGAAGCTAAAAAAGACGCTGATTCATTTAAAGGTGGATCTTTTATGCCAGTTCAAAATCTTTTATCACTAGGAGATTTAACGAAACAAAGATGTTATGAACTAGTTAATAAATATATGGATTAA